ACCAGCGCGCCGATGACGAGCAGCGATCCGAGCTGCGGGTCGTCGACCGACACGATCTGGCCGGTCAGCAGGCCGAACTTGTTGGCGCTGCGGCCGGGATACAGCGCCAGGGCGAGGATCCCGAGTCCCAGCCCGAAGGGCATCAGCACCGCGATGATCGAGTTGCGGTCCCGCGCCTTCGCGCCGAGGAGGCCGATCAGGATGGCGGCGATCAGCGATCCGACCAGCGACCCGGCGACGACGTTCACGCCGAACAGCAGCGCGACGGCCGCTCCGGCGAACGAGAGCTCGCTGATCCCGTGCACGGCGAACGCCATGTCGCGCTGCATCACGAAGACGCCGATCAGGCCGCCGACGACGCCGAGCACCGCGCCCGCGAAGATCGAGTTGCGCACCAGCGCGAGCAGCTCGCCGTAGTCGGTGAAGTTGAAGAGCTGCGACCAGAGATCGTTCATGCGGCCGGCTCCGGGTGCGAGGTGCGGGTGTGGTCGTGGTGCTCGTGGGTCTCGGCGTCCGGGATGCCGACGACCACGATGCGGCCGCGGCTCCGGATGACATCCACGGGCGTGCCGTACAGGTCGGTGAGCACCTCGCTGCGCAGCACCTCGTCGGGGGTTCCGGTGCGGAAGCGGCCGCCGGCCAGGTAGAGCACGCGGTCGACCATCCCGAGCACCGGGTTCACGTCGTGCGTGACGAAGACCACCGCGCTCCCGTGGTCGCGCCGGCGCCGGTCGATGAGCTCGCTGACCCCGCGCTGGTGCTGGAGGTCGAGCGACAGCAGCGGCTCGTCGCACAGCAGCAGGGCCGGGTCCCCGGCGAGCGCCTGCGCGACGCGGAGCCGCTGCTGCTCGCCGCCGGACAGCGATCCGACCGGGGTGTCCGCGTAGCGGCGCGCCCCGACCGAGTCGATGAGCCGGTCCACCTGCGCGCGGTCCGCGCGGTTCGGGATCGGGAGGCCCCAGCGGTGCCCGTTCACGCCGAGCGCGACGAGGTCGCGGGCGCGCATCGGAGTGCCGGCGGGGATGAGCTTCTGCTGCGGGATGTACCCGATGCGCCGATCGCCGCGCCGCACGGCGTGGCCGTCGAGCACGATGCTCCCGGAGTCCAGCGACTGCTGGCCGAGGATCGTCTTGAGCAGGCTGGTCTTGCCCGAGCCGTTCGGCCCGAGCACGGCGACGAACTCGCCGGCGTGCACGTCGAGGTCGAGCCCGCTCCACAGCGTGCGGTCCCCGAAGCCGAGGGCGGCGTCGCGCAGGCTGAGCACGACATCGCGTTCCGCCGGCGCGGCCACGCGTTCGATCGGCTCGCTCACTTCGCCAGCGCCGCTCCCACGGCGTCGAGGTTGGCGTTCATCCAGCTCACGTAGTCCTTGCCCTTCGGCAGGGTCTCGGTGACGGGGACGACGGGGATTCCCGCCGCCGTGGCCGCCGCCCGCACGCGGTCGGTCTCCGGCCCGCTGGTCTGCTCGTTGTAGGCGAGCAGTCTCACCGTGTGGCCGCCGAACAGCGCGAGCGTCTGCTGCAGCACGAGCGGGGACACGTCGGTGCCCGCCTCGATGGCGGCACTGAACTTCTCGGGCGTCTTGTTCACGAGCCCGGCGGACTCCAGCAGGTAGAGCGGGACGGGCTCCGTGATCGCGACCCCTTCTCCCGCGTACTTCGACTTCAGCTCGGCCTCCCGGGCCTGGAGGGCGGCCAGCTTGCCGGAGAAAGTCGCGGCGTTCTTCGCGAAGGTCGCCTTCTGCGCCGGGTCGGCCTTCGAGAGCGCGTCGGTCAGGGCGGTCGTGAACTTCTGGATGGTCGGGAAGTCGTACCAGACGTGCTCGTTGAGGTCACCGCCCTCGGCCTTCTTGCCCGAGAGGTCGACCACGTTCAGCACCGTCGCCTTCGTGTTCTTCGAGCCGGTGCGGAGTGTGTTCATGAAGTCGTCGTAGCCGCCGCCGTTCTCGATGAGGATGTCGGCCTTCGACACGGCGAGCTGGCTCTGGGCGCTCGCCTCGAACGAGTGCGGGTCCTGGGCGGGGTCGGACATCAGGGCGGTCACCTCGACGGCGTTCCCGGCGATGGTGGAGGCGATGTCGCCGTAGACGTTGGTGCTGGCGACGACGCGGACCTTTCCGTCGTCGGCGGCGGAGCCGGCCGAGCACCCGGTGAGGGCGGCGACGGTCGCGGCGGCGAGGGCGAGGGTGAAGACGGAGCGCTTCAACATAGGGACCTGTCTAATTCGTGGTTGTCCCCACGAATGTATCCCTAATTGAGAACGATTGTCAAAATCACTAAGCCGCCCGCGCAGATTCGTGCCGAATGTCGCGAATAGCGCGGCCAAACGCCACATTCGGCACGAATGTGCAGGGCTCAGTCCAGCAGCAGCGCGGGCTCCTCGATGATGGAGGCCACGTCGGCAAGGAACCGCGAGGCGACATCCCCGTCCACCACGCGGTGGTCGAACGAGGCGCCCACGGTCGTGACGTAGCGCGGGCGCACCTCGCCGTCCACGACCCACGGCTTCTGCTTGATCGTGCCGAGCGCGACGATGCCGACCTCGCCCGGGTTCAGGATGGGCGTTCCGGTGTCCATCCCGAACACACCGATGTTCGTGATGGTGATCGTGCCGCCCGCCATGTCCGCCGGGGGAGTCTTACCCTCGCGGGCGATCAGCGTCAGCTCCTCGAGCGCCTTGGCGAGCTCGAGCAGCGTCATCTCCTGCGCCTCCTTGACGTTCGGGACGATCAGGCCGCGCGGCGTCGCAGCGGCGATGCCGAGGTTCACGTAGTGCCGGACGATGATCTCCTCGTCGGTCCACGTGGAGTTCACGGTCGGGTTGCGGCGCACGGCCCAGATGATCGCCTTCGCCACGATGAGCAGCGGCGACACCTTGACCCCGACGAAGTCGGGCGACGTCTTGAGGCGTTTGACGAACTCCATCGTGCGCGTAGCGTCGATGTCGACGAACAGGCTGACGTGCGGGGCGCTGAAGGCGCTGGTGGTCATCGCGTTGGCGATCGCCTTGCGCACGCCCTTGACGGGGATGCGGTCCTCGCGGTCGTCCGGCCACGCGGGCGTCTGGATGTTGCGGAACACGCTCGCCTGGGTCGCCTCGCGGAGCACGTCCTCCCGGGTGATGTCGCCGATCGGCCCGGTCGGGGTGACCAGCGCGAGGTCGACGCCGAGGTCCTTCGCCAGCTTGCGGATCGGCGGCTTGGCGATCACGGGCGCGCTGCCGATGGGGGAGGCGCCGGCCGGGGCGGACGGAGCGGAGGCGGCGGCAGGCGCAGCAGCCCGCGACGGCGCGGGCGCGGCAGGCGCCGGCGTGAACGTCACCGGGATGGCGGCGGTGCCCGGGTGCGTCACCCGGCGCCGGCGGCTGGTCCCGTGGCCGGCCGCACCGTACCCGACGAGCACGGCGCCCGGCTTCGGTTCGTCCACCTCGTGCGAGACGCTCTGCGCGGCGTCGGCCTCGGCCTCCTCGACCTCGCCGACCGGCTCGGCCGGAGCGGCGGGCGCGGACTCGCTGCCGGTGACGGTGATGATCGGCGTTCCGACCTCCACGGTCTGGCCCTCGGACACGAGCAGCTCGGCGACGGTCCCCTCGAACGGCGACGGCAGCTCCACGAGCGACTTCGCCGTCTCGATCTCCACGATCACCTGGTTGACCGCGACAGGCTCACCGGGCGCGACCTTCCACGAGACGATCTCCGCCTCGGTCAGACCCTCGCCGACGTCGGGCAGCAGGAACTGGGACTCGCTCATGTACGGCTTCTTTCGTTCGGCGGAGCTCAGTACGCGAGCGCGCGGTCGACGGCTTCGAGGATCCGGTCGGCGTCGGGCAGGTAGACGCCCTCCAGCTTGGCCGGCGGGAAGGGGGTGTCGAAGCCGGCGACGCGGAGCACGGGCGACTCCAGCGAGTAGAAGGCCTTCTCGGCGACCACCGCGGCGACCTCCGAGGCGACGGACACGGTGCCGGGCGCCTCCTGCGCCACGATGAGCCGGCCGGTCTTCTGCACGGACTGCAGCACGGGTGCGTAGTCGATGGGCGCGAGCGAGCGCAGGTCGACGACCTCCAGGCTGCGACCCTCCTCGGC
This genomic stretch from Leifsonia sp. EB41 harbors:
- a CDS encoding metal ABC transporter solute-binding protein, Zn/Mn family; the protein is MLKRSVFTLALAAATVAALTGCSAGSAADDGKVRVVASTNVYGDIASTIAGNAVEVTALMSDPAQDPHSFEASAQSQLAVSKADILIENGGGYDDFMNTLRTGSKNTKATVLNVVDLSGKKAEGGDLNEHVWYDFPTIQKFTTALTDALSKADPAQKATFAKNAATFSGKLAALQAREAELKSKYAGEGVAITEPVPLYLLESAGLVNKTPEKFSAAIEAGTDVSPLVLQQTLALFGGHTVRLLAYNEQTSGPETDRVRAAATAAGIPVVPVTETLPKGKDYVSWMNANLDAVGAALAK
- a CDS encoding dihydrolipoamide acetyltransferase family protein, which gives rise to MSESQFLLPDVGEGLTEAEIVSWKVAPGEPVAVNQVIVEIETAKSLVELPSPFEGTVAELLVSEGQTVEVGTPIITVTGSESAPAAPAEPVGEVEEAEADAAQSVSHEVDEPKPGAVLVGYGAAGHGTSRRRRVTHPGTAAIPVTFTPAPAAPAPSRAAAPAAASAPSAPAGASPIGSAPVIAKPPIRKLAKDLGVDLALVTPTGPIGDITREDVLREATQASVFRNIQTPAWPDDREDRIPVKGVRKAIANAMTTSAFSAPHVSLFVDIDATRTMEFVKRLKTSPDFVGVKVSPLLIVAKAIIWAVRRNPTVNSTWTDEEIIVRHYVNLGIAAATPRGLIVPNVKEAQEMTLLELAKALEELTLIAREGKTPPADMAGGTITITNIGVFGMDTGTPILNPGEVGIVALGTIKQKPWVVDGEVRPRYVTTVGASFDHRVVDGDVASRFLADVASIIEEPALLLD
- a CDS encoding metal ABC transporter permease, which produces MNDLWSQLFNFTDYGELLALVRNSIFAGAVLGVVGGLIGVFVMQRDMAFAVHGISELSFAGAAVALLFGVNVVAGSLVGSLIAAILIGLLGAKARDRNSIIAVLMPFGLGLGILALALYPGRSANKFGLLTGQIVSVDDPQLGSLLVIGALVLIGLLLMWRPLMFDSLDADVAASRGVPTRFVALAFMVLLGLAVAVSVQIVGALLVLSLLVTPAAAAMRISSSPLLVPLLSVGFALLSIVGGILLALGSSLPISPYVTTISFLIYVVCRLVGARGSRRLVSQRG
- a CDS encoding metal ABC transporter ATP-binding protein, yielding MSEPIERVAAPAERDVVLSLRDAALGFGDRTLWSGLDLDVHAGEFVAVLGPNGSGKTSLLKTILGQQSLDSGSIVLDGHAVRRGDRRIGYIPQQKLIPAGTPMRARDLVALGVNGHRWGLPIPNRADRAQVDRLIDSVGARRYADTPVGSLSGGEQQRLRVAQALAGDPALLLCDEPLLSLDLQHQRGVSELIDRRRRDHGSAVVFVTHDVNPVLGMVDRVLYLAGGRFRTGTPDEVLRSEVLTDLYGTPVDVIRSRGRIVVVGIPDAETHEHHDHTRTSHPEPAA